From Drosophila yakuba strain Tai18E2 chromosome 2L, Prin_Dyak_Tai18E2_2.1, whole genome shotgun sequence, one genomic window encodes:
- the LOC6528598 gene encoding maltase A3, with the protein MADFGYDIANFTEIAPIFGTMADFEHLMEVAKSLDIKIILDFVPNHSSDECEWFRRSAARDPEFKDFYVWHPGRMENGNRHPPSNWVSVFRGSAWQWHEGRQEFYLHQFVKKQPDLNYRNPKVRETMSNVLRFWLGKGVSGFRIDAVPHVFEIAPDAQNQYRDEPRNDWDNDPEDYGYLQHIYTKDQPETIDLVYSWRAVLDAFQREHGGEDRILMAETYSPIDIVMQYYGNATTEGAQLPFNFLLISELSNSSNAHAYEGTVLKWLQHMPNGRTANWVLGNHDQARVGSRLGRDRVDMLNMLTATLPGASVTYQGEELGMTNVWISWKDTVDPSACNTNPSIYEQYSRDPERTPFQWTDAQDAGFSNASRTWLPIAVDYKQVNVELERQKPLSHLNVFKQLWLLRKQSQTLQRGKTEVKALSDAVLAVKRYLERESTYLTLLNIYDGVETINLLQSFPDLPPQLKVVVVTERSQVKVGDIVNSTSLYLQPKDSLVLETTSSYYSYVTNGETRFLPVLGAYLWLAQVGIYLNNR; encoded by the exons ATGGCTGACTTCGGCTACGATATAGCCAACTTCACTGAGATTGCTCCTATTTTCGGAACAATGGCGGACTTTGAGCACCTGATGGAGGTGGCCAAAAGCCTAGACATTAAGATCATCCTGGACTTTGTACCCAACCATTCGAGTGATGAATGTGAGTGGTTCCGTCGTTCGGCTGCTCGTGATCCAGAATTCAAGGACTTTTACGTATGGCATCCTGGGCGCATGGAGAATGGCAATCGCCATCCGCCCTCCAATTGGGTCAGCGTTTTCCGGGGCAGTGCCTGGCAGTGGCACGAAGGTCGTCAGGAGTTCTACCTGCACCAGTTCGTGAAGAAGCAGCCGGATCTGAACTATCGCAACCCAAAGGTCCGGGAGACCATGAGT AACGTATTAAGATTTTGGCTGGGCAAGGGCGTCTCCGGTTTTCGCATTGATGCAGTACCCCATGTGTTTGAAATAGCGCCAGATGCCCAGAATCAGTATCGCGATGAGCCGCGAAACGACTGGGACAACGACCCCGAGGATTACGGTTATCTGCAGCACATATACACCAAGGATCAGCCGGAGACCATTGACCTGGTCTATTCGTGGCGAGCGGTGCTGGACGCGTTCCAGCGGGAGCACGGCGGCGAGGACCGCATCTTAATGGCCGAGACCTACTCACCCATCGATATCGTGATGCAGTACTACGGCAATGCGACGACGGAGGGCGCTCAGCTGCCATTCAACTTTCTACTGATAAGTGAGCTGTCCAACTCATCGAATGCACACGCCTACGAGGGAACAGTGCTCAAATGGCTGCAGCACATGCCCAATGGTCGCACCGCCAACTGGGTG TTGGGTAACCACGATCAGGCCCGAGTGGGCTCCCGGTTGGGCAGGGATCGGGTGGACATGCTGAACATGCTCACTGCCACGCTGCCCGGCGCCAGTGTCACCTACCAGGGCGAGGAGCTGGGCATGACCAATGTGTGGATCTCGTGGAAGGACACGGTGGATCCCTCGGCCTGCAACACTAATCCAAGCATCTATGAGCAGTACTCCCGCGATCCGGAGCGAACGCCCTTCCAGTGGACCGATGCCCAGGACGCTGGGTTCAGCAACGCCAGCAGGACCTGGCTTCCCATCGCTGTGGATTACAAGCAGGTGAATGTGGAGCTGGAGCGGCAGAAGCCCCTCAGTCACTTGAACGTCTTTAAACAACTCTGGCTGTTGAGGAAGCAGTCCCAGACCCTTCAACGCGGCAAAACTGAAGTGAAGGCCCTCAGCGACGCTGTTTTGGCCGTTAAACG GTATCTCGAACGTGAGTCAACCTATTTGACCCTTTTGAACATTTACGACGGAGTAGAAACCATAAATCTTCTGCAGAGTTTCCCCGACTTGCCACCTCAGCTGAAAGTTGTTGTGGTCACAGAGCGATCTCAAGTCAAAGTGGG CGATATCGTGAACTCTACCTCGCTGTATTTGCAGCCGAAGGACTCGCTGGTCTTGGAGACCACCTCCTCATATTATAGCTACGTCACCAACGGAGAGACCCGTTTTCTTCCCGTGCTGGGGGCTTATCTGTGGCTGGCTCAAGTGGGAATCTATCTAAACAACCGTTGA
- the LOC6528599 gene encoding maltase A3, with the protein MECLKILIATILVLGIHCALGRAAAVDVDLERATTATDTTRDWWQVAQFYQIYPRSYKDSDGDGIGDLQGIISKLDYLKEIGVTATWLSPIYSSPMADFGYDISDFFDIQPEYGTLADFDELIAEAKKRNIKIILDFVPNHSSDENVWFQKSVKREKGYEDYYMWHDGYVNATTGAREPPSNWLQAFRGSAWEWNEERQQYYLHQFAVKQPDLNYRNPAVVAQMKRVLTYWLDRGVAGFRMDAVPWCFEVLPDADGRYPDEPLSGYTDDSDDSSYLKHIYTQDLRETVEMVFQWRTLMDDYQRIHGGDTRVIMVETYSGLDYVMQFYGNRTTNGAQMPFNFQFIIGGNGDKNNTQLNAAGFVKIINSWLSQMPAGQTANWVMGNHDQRRVGSRYGENRIDLMNMLQMFLPGVSITYQGEELGMTDLDISWEDSRDPAACNSNSNIYEQFTRDPARTPFQWSDEANAGFSTNSSTWLPINPNYVTVNVKAENSTSPSHLSLYKQLVELRKSKTLQLGATRYANVGDNVVAIRRYLSGEPTYVLVANVLDTSVSGIDVASAIYASGSYKIKLLNPQAKATVGDSVTLSNLTLEPYAALILESV; encoded by the exons ATGGAGTGTTTAAAAATCTTAATCGCAACGATACTTGTTTTGGGGATTCACTGCGCCCTTGGGAGAGCAGCCGCAGTGGATGTCGACCTTGAGAGAGCCACCACAGCCACGGACACCACTCGAGATTGGTGGCAAGTGGCGCAATTCTATCAGATCTATCCGCGCTCCTACAAGGACTccgatggcgatggcattgGAGACCTGCAGGGTATCATCTCCAAGTTGGACTACTTGAAGGAGATTGGGGTGACTGCCACCTGGCTTTCGCCCATCTACAGTTCGCCCATGGCGGACTTCGGATACGATATATCCGACTTCTTCGACATTCAGCCGGAGTACGGCACCTTGGCCGACTTCGATGAACTGATCGCGGAGGCCAAGAAGCGGAACATCAAGATCATCCTGGACTTCGTACCGAACCACTCGAGCGATGAGAACGTCTGGTTCCAGAAGTCTGTCAAGAGGGAGAAAGGCTATGAGGACTACTACATGTGGCACGATGGCTACGTGAATGCGACGACTGGGGCAAGGGAACCCCCGTCCAATTGGCTCCAAGCCTTCCGCGGAAGCGCTTGGGAGTGGAACGAAGAACGCCAACAGTACTACCTCCACCAGTTCGCCGTCAAGCAGCCGGATCTCAACTACCGCAACCCTGCCGTGGTGGCCCAGATGAAGCGGGTGCTCACCTACTGGTTGGACCGAGGAGTGGCTGGATTCCGCATGGACGCGGTGCCGTGGTGCTTCGAGGTGTTGCCCGACGCTGATGGCCGGTATCCCGACGAGCCGCTGAGTGGCTACACCGATGATTCGGATGACTCCTCCTATCTGAAGCACATCTATACGCAGGATCTGCGCGAAACCGTGGAGATGGTGTTTCAGTGGCGCACTCTGATGGATGATTACCAACGCATCCACGGTGGGGACACTCGAGTTATCATGGTGGAGACATATTCGGGCCTGGACTATGTGATGCAGTTCTATGGTAATCGAACTACAAATGGCGCTCAGATGCCGTTCAACTTTCAGTTTATTATTGGCGGCAATGGGGACAAGAACAACACTCAGCTCAATGCGGCGGGATTCGTGAAGATAATCAACAGCTGGTTGAGCCAAATGCCGGCTGGACAGACAGCCAACTGGGTG ATGGGTAATCACGACCAGCGGAGGGTGGGCAGTCGCTACGGCGAGAACCGCATCGACTTGATGAACATGTTGCAGATGTTCCTGCCCGGCGTGAGCATCACCTACCAAGGAGAGGAGCTGGGAATGACTGACCTGGACATCAGCTGGGAGGACAGCCGGGATCCTGCGGCCTGCAATTCCAATTCGAATATTTACGAGCAGTTCACTCGCGATCCCGCCAGAACTCCATTCCAGTGGAGCGATGAGGCCAACGCAGGGTTCTCCACGAACTCCTCCACCTGGCTGCCAATCAATCCGAACTATGTTACCGTAAATGTGAAGGCGGAGAATTCCACGAGTCCCAGCCACTTAAGCTTGTACAAGCAGTTGGTGGAGCTGCGGAAGTCCAAGACCCTGCAGTTGGGCGCCACTCGATATGCGAATGTGGGCGACAATGTGGTGGCCATAAGGAGGTATCTAAGTGGGGAACCCACCTACGTGCTGGTGGCCAATGTGCTGGACACCAGTGTCTCTGGAATAGACGTAGCCAGTGCCATATATGCCAGTGGTAGCTACAAAATAAAGCTGCTCAATCCGCAAGCCAAGGCCACAGTTGG TGATAGCGTCACGCTGAGCAACTTGACGTTGGAGCCTTACGCAGCCCTGATATTGGAGTCTGTCTAG
- the LOC6528600 gene encoding maltase A1, whose protein sequence is MHRTRLDLFGLLAFGLVILAHPNWSCETTTSTTVTKDWWENAQFYQIYPRSFMDSDGDGIGDLNGITGKLEYLKDLGVTAAWLSPIFTSPMVDFGYDISDFFDIQPEYGTLDDFRALIKRANELDLKIILDFVPNHSSDENSWFVKSVNREKGYEDYYVWHDGKVNASTGERQPPSNWLQAFRGSAWEWNEKRQQYYLHQFAVQQADLNYRNPLVVEQMKRVLRYWLDLGVAGFRCDAVPVLFEIEPDADGQYADEEVSGLTDDVDDRKYLKSDLIENRPETIDMAYQWRVVMDDYQRIHGGDTRVLLIETYAPPAYTMQFYGNRSTAGAHLPFNFNLITVLASDGVSAGSIKTAVDNWLDNLPAGRTPNWVIGNHDQRRAASRYGTANADAMNMLVMVLPGASVTYQGEELGMTDGEISWEDTQDPAACNSNSDIYEQFTRDPSRTPFQWTSGTNAGFSTASKTWLPLAADYQTLNVDVEAAAQRSHLNIYKTLVELRKSSLPLRNGSTKYGVVGENVFVVKRYISGSASIIYLANFASKGVTVDLYEFDKTLPTHLTLLIRSLQSSKAEGSQFEVTGLSLAAGEALVLSSGSSSRFD, encoded by the exons ATGCACAGAACGCGGTTAGATCTCTTTGGCTTGCTGGCTTTTGGGCTGGTTATACTGGCTCATCCTAACTGGTCATGTGAAACCACGACGTCGACGACAGTCACAAAAGACTGGTGGGAAAATGCCCAGTTCTATCAGATATACCCGCGATCCTTCATGGACTCCGACGGCGATGGAATCGGAGATTTGAATGGCATCACCGGTAAACTGGAGTATCTAAAGGATCTGGGGGTCACGGCCGCATGGCTGTCGCCCATTTTCACTTCGCCCATGGTTGACTTTGGCTATGACATATCCGACTTCTTTGACATTCAGCCGGAATACGGAACACTCGATGACTTCAGGGCTCTTATCAAGCGGGCCAACGAGTTGGACCTGAAGATTATCCTGGATTTCGTACCCAATCACTCGAGTGATGAGAACTCTTGGTTTGTAAAATCTGTAAATCGCGAGAAGGGCTACGAAGACTACTACGTTTGGCATGACGGAAAGGTGAATGCCTCTACTGGAGAGAGGCAACCCCCTTCCAATTGGCTGCAAGCGTTCCGAGGAAGTGCCTGGGAGTGGAACGAGAAACGTCAGCAATACTATCTGCACCAGTTCGCGGTGCAGCAGGCTGATCTCAACTACCGAAATCCCCTGGTCGTGGAGCAGATGAAGCGTGTGCTTCGCTACTGGTTGGACCTAGGCGTTGCTGGCTTCCGCTGCGATGCCGTACCAGTTCTCTTCGAGATCGAGCCGGATGCAGATGGTCAGTATGCCGATGAGGAAGTTAGCGGTCTCACGGACGACGTCGATGACCGCAAGTACCTTAAGAGCGATCTCATCGAGAACCGGCCGGAAACCATTGACATGGCGTACCAGTGGCGCGTGGTGATGGATGACTACCAGCGTATTCATGGAGGCGATACGAGAGTTCTCCTCATCGAGACTTATGCCCCGCCCGCCTACACAATGCAGTTTTACGGAAACCGCTCAACGGCCGGTGCCCATCTGCCCTTTAACTTTAACCTGATTACGGTTCTGGCCAGCGACGGTGTCTCTGCCGGATCCATAAAAACGGCAGTGGACAACTGGTTGGACAACCTGCCCGCCGGACGCACCCCCAACTGGGTAATAGGTAACCACGACCAGCGTCGGGCGGCAAGTCGATATGGAACTGCGAATGCAGATGCCATGAACATGTTGGTCATGGTCCTTCCCGGAGCTAGTGTCACCTATCAGGGCGAGGAGCTGGGCATGACCGATGGCGAGATAAGCTGGGAAGACACCCAGGATCCGGCGGCCTGCAACTCGAACTCGGACATCTACGAGCAGTTCACACGCGATCCCTCGCGGACTCCCTTCCAGTGGACGAGTGGCACCAACGCCGGGTTCTCCACTGCATCCAAGACCTGGTTGCCACTGGCAGCAGACTACCAAACGCTGAATGTGGACGTGGAGGCGGCGGCTCAGCGCTCCCATCTGAATATCTACAAGACCTTGGTAGAGCTGAGGAAATCGTCGCTGCCGCTGAGGAATGGATCCACTAAATATGGAGTGGTTGGCGAGAATGTGTTTGTGGTGAAGCG TTACATCTCCGGCTCTGCAtccataatttatttggccaactttgCCAGCAAGGGTGTCACTGTGGATTTATACGAATTCGACAAGACGCTGCCCACCCACCTAACGCTTCTCATCCGCAGCCTGCAGTCCTCGAAGGCGGAGGG CTCCCAGTTCGAGGTCACCGGATTGAGTCTGGCTGCCGGCGAGGCCTTGGTATTGAGCAGCGGCAGCTCTTCCCGGTTCGATTAA
- the LOC6528601 gene encoding maltase A1 gives MELLSLLTLLLLAIASNEACQVQSSSSETTDWWQTAQFYQIYPRSFKDSDGDGIGDLNGITSKLEYLKDLGVTAAWLSPIFKSPMVDFGYDISDFFDIQPEYGTLKDFRALIKRAKELDLKIVLDFVPNHSSNESEWFQKSVKREKGYEDYYVWHDGKVNSTTGKREPPTNWLQYFRGSAWEWNDQRQQYYLHQFAVQQPDLNYRNPLVVEQMKRVLRYWLNEGVSGFRCDALPPLFEVLPDGDGQFPDEVVSGSTEDEEDRDYLTTTYIENQPETIDMVYQWRTVLDDHKRIYGGNSSVLLIETYSPAWFTMQFYGNRSTEGAHLPFNFNLITVMEQKGISASNVQEAIDLWLKNMPAGRTPNWVLGNHDKRRAASRYGKEHIDGMNMLVMILPGVSVTYQGEEIGMTDGEISWEDTVDPWGCNSNPDIYEQYTRDPERTPFQWTGGTNAGFTNGSTTWLPLAADYETINVEKELSDGVSHLKIYKQLVALRRSSKTLQNGSTKYQTLSEDIFVVQRSLTKSATIVLVINFGSVAKIVDLSQFDKNRTESLLLLIGSIDSTKKKGTRYDPKSLSLDPSEALVLTSE, from the exons ATGGAGCTTCTGTCGCTGCTAACACTTCTGCTATTAGCCATTGCTTCGAATGAGGCATGTCAAGTGCAGAGCTCCTCCAGTGAAACGACCGACTGGTGGCAAACCGCCCAGTTCTATCAGATCTACCCGCGCTCCTTCAAAGACTCCGACGGCGATGGCATTGGTGACTTGAACGGCATAACCAGCAAACTGGAGTATCTCAAGGACTTGGGTGTAACAGCTGCTTGGCTATCGCCCATCTTTAAGTCGCCAATGGTCGACTTTGGCTATGACATATCCGACTTTTTTGACATTCAGCCTGAGTACGGAACTCTCAAGGATTTTCGTGCATTAATCAAGCGAGCCAAGGAGCTGGATCTGAAGATCGTCCTGGACTTTGTGCCCAACCATTCAAGCAACGAGAGTGAGTGGTTCCAAAAGTCGGTGAAAAGGGAGAAGGGATACGAGGACTACTACGTGTGGCACGACGGAAAGGTGAATTCCACCACTGGGAAGAGGGAGCCTCCGACTAACTGGCTTCAGTACTTCCGTGGAAGTGCCTGGGAATGGAATGATCAGCGTCAGCAGTACTACCTACACCAGTTCGCAGTGCAGCAGCCCGATCTGAACTATCGCAATCCCCTGGTTGTGGAGCAAATGAAGCGGGTGCTGCGCTACTGGTTGAACGAGGGTGTCTCCGGATTCCGGTGTGATGCACTGCCTCCGCTTTTCGAGGTCCTGCCCGATGGCGACGGTCAATTTCCGGACGAGGTTGTGAGTGGGTCCACCGAGGACGAAGAGGATCGTGACTATCTTACCACCACGTACATTGAAAACCAGCCAGAGACTATTGATATGGTTTATCAGTGGCGAACTGTGCTCGATGACCACAAACGCATTTATGGGGGCAACTCAAGCGTCTTGCTTATAGAGACGTACTCACCCGCCTGGTTTACCATGCAGTTCTACGGGAACAGAAGCACCGAGGGCGCCCACCTACCCTTCAACTTCAATCTGATCACGGTGATGGAGCAAAAGGGTATTTCTGCGAGCAACGTGCAGGAGGCAATCGATTTGTGGCTAAAGAACATGCCCGCAGGTCGCACTCCCAATTGGGTG CTAGGCAATCACGACAAACGAAGAGCAGCTAGTCGGTATGGAAAGGAGCACATCGATGGCATGAACATGCTGGTGATGATCCTGCCTGGAGTAAGTGTCACCTACCAGGGCGAGGAGATCGGCATGACCGATGGGGAGATCAGCTGGGAGGACACCGTCGATCCTTGGGGTTGCAACTCGAATCCGGACATCTACGAACAGTACACCCGCGATCCAGAGAGAACACCCTTTCAGTGGACTGGAGGAACTAACGCCGGATTCACGAATGGGTCCACCACCTGGTTGCCACTGGCTGCTGACTATGAGACGATAAATGTTGAGAAGGAACTGAGCGATGGTGTCTCACACTTAAAGATATACAAGCAATTGGTGGCACTACGAAGATCTTCCAAAACTCTGCAAAATGGCTCCACAAAATACCAGACCCTTTCGGAGGACATCTTCGTAGTTCAACG ATCTTTGACCAAATCAGCCACTATTGTTCTGGTCATAAACTTTGGATCGGTGGCGAAAATCGTTGACTTAAGTCAGTTTGACAAGAACCGTACCGAgagcctgctgctgcttaTAGGAAGCATTGATTCCACCAAAAAGAAGGG CACTCGGTACGATCCGAAATCCTTGAGTCTAGATCCCTCGGAAGCCTTAGTCTTGACCAGCGAATAA